One Artemia franciscana chromosome 6, ASM3288406v1, whole genome shotgun sequence DNA window includes the following coding sequences:
- the LOC136028535 gene encoding craniofacial development protein 2-like: MRANLATAFPALSDASRLATSSKSELATILSRRHGLNIGCWNLCSIKCSLTQAFVAEEFYLYNLNILCVSETRLNGQTTLDLIAPSGKKAILFNSAPMDGSGLAGVGIIMTPKIASGLLDYEAVSDRIVMARLKGQSNNLKILSVYAPIRDAPGHLKDKFYADLQLTMNKIPRKDILVIGGDFNARIGTRLNDSEWAIGNHGLGDRCINGVRLLMFAMLNNLSDANTWFKHKPCHTYTWRSRDGRTRAQIDYLLVSRRWKSMIKDSRVYRGADTGSKSGSDHLLLKSKVRFRLSSKKVSAPRRILDTTKLKLPEIKETFMLELTNRFTALQDNDREFKTNQAISETETCAMTEQENFNPSLNIEKCWIKFRNQVKEAATEILGVSDKKPKR; this comes from the coding sequence ATGAGAGCGAATTTGGCTACGGCATTCCCGGCATTAAGCGATGCGTCGAGACTGGCGACCTCGTCGAAAAGTGAGCTAGCTACCATACTATCAAGAAGACATGGCCTGAATATCGGCTGCTGGAACCTCTGTTCCATCAAATGTTCACTAACGCAAGCCTTCGTAgctgaagaattttatttatataacctGAACATACTCTGTGTTTCAGAGACAAGATTAAATGGACAAACGACACTTGACCTAATAGCCCCTTCGGGTAAAAAGGCCATACTATTCAATTCTGCCCCAATGGATGGATCCGGCCTCGCAGGAGTGGGAATAATCATGACACCCAAGATCGCATCGGGACTCCTTGACTATGAAGCAGTGTCTGACAGAATTGTAATGGCCCGTTTAAAAGGTCAGAGTAATAACCTGAAAATACTATCTGTATATGCCCCTATTCGTGACGCCCCTGGCCACTTGAAAGACAAATTCTATGCTGACCTCCAACTGACTATGAATAAAATTCCTCGTAAGGACATCCTCGTGATCGGTGGTGACTTCAATGCCAGGATTGGCACGAGACTAAACGATTCTGAATGGGCCATTGGCAACCACGGGTTGGGCGACCGGTGCATTAACGGAGTTAGACTTCTCATGTTTgctatgcttaataatctcagTGATGCTAATACATGGTTTAAACACAAACCTTGCCACACTTACACTTGGAGATCCCGAGATGGTAGAACCCGCGCCCAAATTGACTATTTACTCGTTTCTCGTCGCTGGAAGTCAATGATTAAAGACTCGAGAGTATACAGAGGGGCGGACACTGGATCAAAAAGTGGATCCGACCATTTGttactaaaatcaaaagttagatTCAGACTCAGCTCCAAAAAAGTATCTGCACCTAGACGCATCCTAGACACAACGAAACTTAAACTCCCTGAAATCAAAGAAACCTTTATGCTCGAACTTACAAACCGTTTCACGGCGTTGCAAGATAATGACCGAGAATTTAAGACCAATCAAGCAATTTCTGAGACCGAGACATGTGCCATGACCGAGCAAGAAAATTTTAACCCATCACTAAATATAGAAAAGTGCTGGATCAAGTTCCGAAATCAAGTGAAAGAGGCAGCTACAGAAATTCTCGGAGTAAGTGACAAAAAACCCAAAAGATAG